The following nucleotide sequence is from Vitis vinifera cultivar Pinot Noir 40024 chromosome 14, ASM3070453v1.
ATACATCAAACAAACATTGATGATTACTTTGAAACATAAATTAATGATAACACCAAACTACGTTTATGGAGTTGCTTAATTTTAGCATACCTGGACATGGCCATAATTACCATAGGTGTGTATTTCGGCAACCAAGCGCCTCTCGACTTGCTCATCTGCCCATGCAGTCGAAAGTGGACTGTGGACTTCAACTTGGAAAGTCGTCATATAGAACTTGCTGATATAAAAAAACTGTGAAGTGGGAATCAAATATAAGTTGGTTAAAGAAGCTATTACAATAtcaacaaaagaagaaattatTTTGGTAGATGCATATGACATTAATGTGGAGAGGTTGAGAAATGAATACCTGAAGAAACAAGACACAACCTCTAATGTATGTCAGGTGACTTGTACGATAGTCCCTTATCCCATCCTCGACATATTGGAGAACAAACTCGGCCCAATTTTTGCGCACCCCCACTTCACTATCCCAAACCATGTCCCACAAGTCATGCATACCTTCTTGTTTTGAGTTGGGGGCAAGGATAGTGGCACAAGCGAAAATGAGAAAGGATTTCATGAATTCTTCGCCAACTGGTAGATCACGCAAATTAGCTTCCAATATTTTGATGTCGTATGTGCGGTTGGGTGTGCCACGCCTATTGTAGATGAGAATGTCAACGCCATTGTTCGGGATGCCCAGCACCTCTCTAACATTTTTGGGCATGACTGGGACAACAACTTTTGTTTCCATGCATAAGCGGTGGTAGCCAATGTCGTAATTGGCGACTATCCACGTTATTAGCTCATAATGCAATTCTTTACAACCAAGCTGCAGCAAGCCACCGAATCCCATATCACTGATGGCATTTTTCTTATCCATTGGGAGGGTATCCATGATTGATAGGAATTTCTTTCCCGAGCAATGGGATTTTGGTAACTTAACCTACAAcatgaaagaaggaaaatatattacaaatatGTCGCAATTCGAGAGTTAAGCCTCAAGGGCAATAGTTTTAAAAGTACGTTAAAGGGTTGTCGAATATTTTACCGCTTCAGATCTTAATGGAACATTGCTTCTCCGCTTCCTTTGTCTGCTATCCATGTGTTTAATAAATGAAGTGCTTCTTTTCCTTGAGTATTTTCAGTAACGGCGTAGACTAGTAGTTGGGGAAAATTATGCACCAAGAGATTGTGAATGAAACATCACCGTGACAATAGCAATATAAGGGGTAGATGTTGCATCTACACAATGAAATGAGCAGTTTTATATATGTATTCCTCATTAACAGCATAACAATCTTAAAAAGCCACATGTATAGTGTTGCAGTTGTATCAATTGATCATAATTGATCtcaaatagaataaaaatgagTTCAGAGGTCAAAGAGAATTCATAAAGTGTACATAAAACAATTGTCCCTATGTTTGTGAATGATGGATTTTGATTTACAACCTGTATAAGCTTGTTTAGtacaataataaaatttgttcaAGTATTGTACAACACAGTTCTTAATAAATGAGAGCTTGATATTTACAATATACCttaaattggaataaaaaagtACACTACTATATGGTTTTCAACAAGATTAGCCTACTAAGAGATGAAGCAAAAGGAATTATGATAACAATCTTGATGTAATATTACCCATTACAACACACCAATGATAAGTGTTACATATGTGTTCTTGGTTGGTAACAACCTTTAGAAGAGTGTTCAAAACATGTAATGGATATACAAAAAACACATAGTTTCAGTCATGGAAGAATGTGACAGCATTGCACTTAAGACAAAGGGTTCTTGCACG
It contains:
- the LOC109123875 gene encoding uncharacterized protein LOC109123875, producing the protein MDSRQRKRRSNVPLRSEAVKLPKSHCSGKKFLSIMDTLPMDKKNAISDMGFGGLLQLGCKELHYELITWIVANYDIGYHRLCMETKVVVPVMPKNVREVLGIPNNGVDILIYNRRGTPNRTYDIKILEANLRDLPVGEEFMKSFLIFACATILAPNSKQEGMHDLWDMVWDSEVGVRKNWAEFVLQYVEDGIRDYRTSHLTYIRGCVLFLQQVLYDDFPS